A section of the Drosophila subobscura isolate 14011-0131.10 chromosome A, UCBerk_Dsub_1.0, whole genome shotgun sequence genome encodes:
- the LOC117895424 gene encoding innexin inx2: protein MFDVFGSVKGLLKIDQVCIDNNVFRMHYKATVIILIAFSLLVTSRQYIGDPIDCIVDEIPLGVMDTYCWIYSTFTVPERLTGVTGRDVVQPGVGSHVEGKDAVKYHKYYQWVCFVLFFQAILFYVPRYLWKSWEGGRLKMLVMDLNSPIVNDECKNDRKKILVDYFMGNLNRHNFYAFRFFVCEALNFVNVIGQIYFVDFFLDGEFSTYGSDVLKFTEMEPDERIDPMARVFPKVTKCTFHKYGPSGDVQKFDGLCVLPLNIVNEKIYVFLWFWFIILSILSGISLIYRIAVVVGPKLRHLLLRARSRLAESEEVELVANKCNIGDWFLLYQLGKNIDPLIYKEVISDLSREMVDDEHSAHKRPFDA from the coding sequence ATGTTTGATGTATTCGGCTCCGTTAAGGGGCTGCTGAAGATCGACCAGGTGTGCATCGACAACAATGTATTCCGGATGCACTACAAAGCCACCGTGATTATACTGATCGCCTTTTCGCTGCTGGTGACATCCCGCCAGTATATCGGTGATCCGATCGACTGCATCGTCGACGAGATACCGCTGGGTGTGATGGACACCTACTGCTGGATCTATTCGACATTCACGGTGCCGGAACGCCTCACCGGTGTGACCGGCCGAGATGTGGTCCAGCCTGGCGTTGGGTCCCATGTGGAGGGGAAGGACGCGGTGAAGTACCACAAGTACTACCAGTGGGTGTGCTTTGTGCTCTTCTTCCAGGCGATACTTTTCTACGTGCCGCGTTACCTCTGGAAGTCGTGGGAGGGTGGACGCCTCAAGATGCTCGTCATGGACCTGAACAGCCCGATCGTGAACGATGAGTGCAAGAACGATCGCAAGAAGATCCTCGTCGACTACTTCATGGGAAATCTGAATCGGCACAACTTCTACGCCTTCCGCTTCTTCGTCTGCGAGGCCCTCAATTTTGTGAATGTGATTGGCCAGATCTACTTTGTGGACTTCTTCCTCGACGGAGAGTTCAGCACGTACGGCAGCGATGTGCTCAAGTTCACCGAAATGGAGCCCGATGAGCGCATCGATCCGATGGCGAGGGTCTTTCCAAAAGTCACCAAATGTACGTTCCACAAATATGGTCCCTCCGGCGATGTGCAGAAGTTCGACGGACTGTGCGTGCTGCCGTTGAACATTGTCAATGAAAAGATCTACGTGTTCCTGTGGTTCTGGTTTATCATCCTCAGCATTCTGTCGGGCATCTCGCTTATCTATCGCATCGCCGTCGTTGTCGGCCCCAAGCTCCGTCACCTGCTCCTCCGCGCCCGTTCCCGACTGGCCGAGAGCGAGGAGGTCGAGCTGGTGGCCAACAAGTGCAACATCGGTGACTGGTTCCTGCTCTACCAGCTGGGAAAGAACATCGATCCACTCATCTACAAGGAGGTGATATCCGATCTCTCGCGCGAAATGGTGGACGATGAGCATAGTGCTCATAAGCGACCATTCGATGCCTAA
- the LOC117893965 gene encoding small integral membrane protein 4, producing the protein MNLYSGSVRRLLDSWPGKRRFGIYRFLPLFFVLGAALEFSMINWTVGETNFYSTFKRRQAKNYVEEQQHHQHLQQEQQQSHN; encoded by the exons ATGAATCTGTATAGCGGCTCCGTGCGACGTCTGCTCGACAGTTGGCCCGGCAAGCGACGCTTCGGCATCTATCGCTTCCTGCCACTCTTCTTTGTGCTGGGCGCTGCCCTTGAGTTCTCCATGATCAACTGGACGGTGGGCGAAACGAATTTCT ATAGCACTTTTAAGCGACGCCAGGCGAAGAACTacgtggaggagcagcagcaccaccaacaccttcagcaggagcagcagcaatcgcatAACTGA
- the LOC117893951 gene encoding zinc finger protein 782 has protein sequence MSRKLTRETVQQHCLTCLLKLDSGQEPDESAISQEMQRLLHQHLDWPLEEELQGEKWLPQQLCPPCRQELQRFEQFRQRAIECRLELLDLLKEKECTEPSFEVVYEEPATGCQDEESLHSLGPPEPDPDPDPIDEPDAETRSEGGQGQKENENKVEKRTSRGVRNSLKCSLCQHSFAHKLTLSAHIRKVHEGSKRPFQCDQCDKCYSFMGGLYTHIKEIHATRERRYPCDQPGCDRVYTSSIAMQKHKRLKHSQKEPARKFICEQCGATFNQSANLNYHRRTKHPTEDEVAARDSGSEQHFCELCRKHFHSRYTLRYHTMQQHGDQERLLPHECQVCGRRMAKKFMLLQHMLTHSTVKMPCEHCGKLFARKFELEAHIRAVHLKLKPFACKYCSECFASRKTLRHHEYIHTGEKPYMCDVCGQGFRQQSCRKKHRMVHDKQDAGVSV, from the coding sequence ATGAGCCGGAAACTGACCAGGGAGACGGTCCAGCAGCACTGTCTCACCTGCCTGTTGAAGCTGGACAGCGGACAGGAGCCGGATGAGTCAGCCATCAGCCAGGAGATGCAGCGACTGCTCCATCAACACCTGGACTGGCCGCTGGAAGAAGAGCTCCAGGGGGagaagtggctgccacagcagctgtGCCCGCCCTGTCGTCAAGAACTTCAGCGTTTCGAGCAGTTCCGTCAGCGGGCGATCGAGTGCCGGCTCGAGCTACTGGATCTGCTGAAGGAGAAAGAGTGCACGGAGCCCTCGTTTGAGGTTGTGTACGAGGAGCCAGCGACTGGGTGCCAAGATGAAGAGTCGCTGCACAGTCTGGGACCACCGGAGCCGgatccagatccagatcctATCGACGAGCCTGATGCAGAAACACGGTCAGAAGGGGGCCAGGGacagaaagagaacgagaacaaGGTGGAGAAGCGCACCTCACGGGGCGTTAGAAACAGCCTGAAATGCAGCCTGTGCCAGCACAGCTTCGCCCATAAGCTCACCCTGTCCGCCCACATCCGCAAGGTGCACGAGGGCAGCAAGCGGCCGTTCCAGTGCGACCAGTGCGACAAATGCTACAGCTTCATGGGCGGCCTCTACACGCACATCAAGGAGATTCATGCGACGCGCGAGCGTCGCTATCCCTGCGACCAGCCCGGCTGTGATCGCGTCTACACCAGCTCCATTGCCATGCAGAAGCACAAGCGGCTGAAGCACAGCCAGAAGGAGCCGGCGCGAAAGTTCATCTGCGAGCAGTGCGGCGCCACATTCAACCAGTCGGCCAACCTGAACTACCACCGACGCACGAAGCACCCCACCGAAGATGAGGTGGCTGCCCGGGACAGCGGCAGTGAGCAACACTTTTGCGAGCTCTGCCGAAAGCACTTCCACTCGCGCTACACCCTGCGCTACCACACCATGCAGCAGCACGGAGACCAGGAGCGCCTGCTGCCGCACGAGTGCCAGGTGTGCGGCCGGCGCATGGCCAAGAAAttcatgctgctgcagcacatgcTGACGCACTCCACCGTCAAGATGCCCTGCGAGCACTGCGGCAAGCTGTTCGCCCGCAAGTTCGAGCTGGAGGCGCACATCCGAGCGGTGCACCTCAAGCTGAAACCCTTCGCCTGCAAGTACTGCTCCGAGTGCTTTGCCTCGCGCAAAACCCTGCGCCACCACGAGTACATCCACACGGGCGAGAAGCCCTATATGTGCGATGTGTGTGGCCAGGGATTCCGGCAGCAGTCGTGCCGCAAGAAACACCGCATGGTGCACGATAAACAGGATGCTGGAGTATCTGTctaa
- the LOC117893958 gene encoding AP-3 complex subunit mu-2 — translation MIHSLFIVNSGGEVFLEKHWRSVVSRSVCEYFLDAQRAAPYDVPPVIATPHYYLITVQREAVSLVAACKQEVPPLFVIEFLHRVVDTFQDYFGDCSETVIKDNYVVVYELLDEMLDNGFPLATESNILKELIKPPNILRTIANTVTGKSNVSTILPSGQLSAIPWRRSGVRYTNNEAYFDVIEEVDAIIDKSGSTVFAEIQGHIDCCIKLSGMPDLTLSFMNPRLFDDVSFHPCVRFKRWEAERLLSFIPPDGNFRLMSYHISSQSVVAIPIYIRHNFSIKTGEQGRLDLTIGPRNTLGRTVDKVRLELTMPRCVLNCLLTPNQGKYTFDSVSKTLSWDVGRIDVSKLPNIRGSVSITPGTTNIDANPSVNVQFQISQLAVSGLKVNRLDMYGEKYKPFKGVKYLTKAGKFQVRM, via the exons ATGATACACAGTCTGTTTATCGTTAACAGCGGGGG CGAGGTGTTTCTAGAGAAGCACTGGCGGTCTGTCGTCTCGCGATCCGTTTGCGAATATTTTCTCGATGCTCAGCGTGCTGCACCATAT GATGTGCCGCCGGTGATAGCCACGCCCCACTACTACCTCATCACTGTCCAGCGAGAGGCTGTTTCCCTGGTGGCCGCCTGTAAGCAGGAGGTGCCGCCGCTTTTTGTGATCGAATTCTTGCACCGTGTGGTGGATACATTCCAGGACTATTTCGGCGACTGCTCGGAGACGGTGATCAAGGATAACTATGTGGTCGTCTATGAGCTGCTCGACGAGATGCTGGACAATGGTTTCCCCCTGGCCACGGAGAGCAATATCCTGAAGGAGCTGATCAAACCACCGAATATACTCCGCACCATTGCCAACACCGTTACCGGCAAGAGCAA TGTCAGCACCATACTGCCATCGGGGCAGCTATCGGCCATACCCTGGCGTCGGAGCGGTGTGCGGTACACCAACAACGAGGCATACTTCGATGTCATCGAAGAGGTGGATGCCATCATTGACAAATCGGGATCCACTGTCTTTGCCGAAATCCAGGGACAT ATCGATTGCTGCATCAAGTTGTCGGGCATGCCGGATCTTACCTTGTCCTTTATGAATCCACGACTCTTCGACGACGTATCGTTCCATCCGTGCGTGCGGTTCAAGCGCTGGGAGGCCGAGAGACTGCTCTCCTTCATACCGCCCGATGGCAATTTCCGCCTGATGTCCTACCACATCAGTTCGCAGTCGGTGGTGGCCATACCCATTTACATTCGCCACAACTTTTCAATCAAAACGGGCGAACAGGGACGCCTGGACCTGACCATCGGGCCGCGCAACACACTGGGACGCACCGTGGACAAAGTGAGGCTCGAGCTAACGATGCCCCGATGCGTGCTCAACTGCCTGCTGACACCGAATCAGGGCAAATATACATTCGATTCGGTCAGCAAGACACTGTCCTGGGATGTGGGCCGCATCGATGTCTCCAAGCTGCCCAATATACGGGGATCG GTTTCCATTACACCGGGCACGACCAACATCGATGCCAATCCATCGGTGAATGTGCAATTCCAAATCTCACAGCTGGCCGTCTCTGGGCTGAAGGTGAATCGCCTGGATATGTACGGGGAGAAGTACAAGCCCTTCAAGGGCGTCAAATACCTGACAAAGGCGGGCAAGTTTCAAGTGCGAATGTAA
- the LOC117893974 gene encoding uncharacterized protein C12orf73 homolog, producing MPAGVSWGQYSKFLASAMLAMMAGSQAVHLYYKPLEDLPVYIEREQHPPANQQPKR from the coding sequence ATGCCAGCTGGCGTGTCGTGGGGTCAGTATAGCAAGTTCCTGGCCAGCGCAATGCTGGCCATGATGGCCGGCTCCCAGGCGGTCCATCTGTACTACAAGCCGCTCGAAGACCTGCCCGTCTACATAGAGCGAGAGCAGCATCCACCCGCCAATCAGCAGCCTAAGCGATAA